A stretch of Myxococcus virescens DNA encodes these proteins:
- a CDS encoding CFI-box-CTERM domain-containing protein: protein MSARLQPEELFQAARERAAQLDVGRGDAAVERVRAAASALFVRIPEPPVYRRAEDPSRKAAQALLPEVERVLAEALAAGRDASAVAPLEKLVAALLAHGEALCHTAAGRLEAAETAWRRAQELERAAHPTRHLVTSPPRPPPVFDKGSRVSRYDPRPAPQASVKLVCPNMGCKRVGDYAFLTSHAYNRFICPVCRTPFLAYFGELRGLEVEVGRSSKRYFFTVDEVGTTGSTRIEFEEASGQEFPSARRDLLAFVYTEARELKAVVNLTNQRLMWVSPASSCFVATVAFGEGAPELVAFRAYRDDVLRKSAPGRVFIRGYYRWGPDVAAWVSRRPAAREGVRWVLRRVHGRLTRSGFE, encoded by the coding sequence ATGTCCGCGCGCTTGCAACCCGAAGAACTCTTTCAGGCGGCCCGTGAGCGGGCGGCGCAGTTGGACGTAGGGCGTGGCGACGCGGCGGTGGAGCGGGTGCGCGCGGCGGCCTCGGCCCTCTTCGTCCGTATCCCCGAACCGCCGGTGTACCGCCGCGCGGAGGACCCTTCCCGCAAGGCGGCCCAGGCCTTGCTCCCCGAAGTCGAGCGGGTGCTGGCGGAGGCGCTGGCCGCGGGGCGGGATGCCTCGGCGGTGGCCCCGCTGGAGAAGCTGGTGGCCGCGCTGCTGGCCCACGGCGAGGCGCTCTGCCACACAGCGGCCGGACGTCTGGAGGCCGCGGAGACGGCCTGGCGCCGGGCGCAGGAGCTGGAGCGCGCCGCGCACCCGACGCGCCACCTGGTGACGTCGCCGCCGCGTCCGCCGCCGGTGTTCGACAAGGGCTCGCGTGTGTCGCGCTATGACCCGCGGCCCGCGCCTCAGGCGAGCGTGAAGCTGGTGTGTCCGAACATGGGCTGCAAGCGGGTGGGGGACTACGCGTTCCTCACCAGCCACGCCTACAACCGCTTCATCTGTCCGGTCTGCCGCACGCCTTTCCTGGCGTACTTCGGCGAGCTGCGCGGGCTGGAGGTGGAGGTCGGCCGCAGCTCCAAGCGGTACTTCTTCACGGTGGACGAGGTCGGCACCACGGGCAGCACGCGCATCGAGTTCGAGGAGGCCAGCGGCCAGGAGTTCCCCTCCGCGCGGCGCGACTTGCTGGCGTTCGTCTACACGGAGGCGCGCGAGCTGAAGGCGGTGGTGAACCTCACCAACCAGCGGCTCATGTGGGTGAGCCCGGCGTCCTCGTGCTTCGTGGCCACGGTGGCGTTCGGCGAGGGCGCGCCGGAGCTCGTGGCCTTCCGCGCCTACCGCGACGACGTGCTGCGGAAGAGCGCGCCGGGTCGGGTGTTCATCCGGGGCTACTATCGGTGGGGCCCTGACGTGGCGGCGTGGGTGTCGAGGCGCCCGGCGGCGCGTGAGGGTGTGCGGTGGGTGCTGCGGCGGGTGCATGGCCGCCTGACCAGGAGTGGATTCGAGTGA
- a CDS encoding TlpA family protein disulfide reductase, whose translation MTDSIGAPPPAPKKVGRGTKLVLGLLGALGVGGVVFLGVLEAQRARLVPDGTTAPTMEMARHGGGTMKLEDLKGQVVMLDFWATWCPPCREEMPALVKLAKEYEPQGLVFVAASRDDGDRAPKLVEAFMRNHLPELAPYVVYADDNVARAFQVSALPTLYFLDRDGKVIDAQRGALSEDGIRRRIERALKQP comes from the coding sequence GTGACGGATAGCATCGGAGCTCCGCCTCCGGCCCCGAAGAAGGTGGGCCGTGGAACGAAGCTGGTACTGGGACTGCTGGGGGCGCTCGGCGTGGGCGGCGTGGTGTTCCTGGGCGTCCTGGAAGCGCAGCGAGCCCGGCTGGTGCCGGATGGGACGACCGCGCCGACCATGGAGATGGCACGCCATGGCGGCGGCACGATGAAGCTGGAGGACCTGAAGGGCCAGGTGGTGATGCTGGACTTCTGGGCCACCTGGTGCCCGCCGTGCCGTGAGGAGATGCCGGCGCTGGTGAAGCTGGCCAAGGAGTACGAGCCGCAGGGGCTCGTCTTCGTGGCGGCCAGCCGGGATGACGGCGACCGCGCGCCCAAGCTGGTGGAGGCCTTCATGCGCAACCACCTACCGGAACTGGCGCCGTACGTGGTGTACGCGGACGACAACGTGGCGCGGGCCTTCCAGGTCAGTGCGCTGCCGACACTCTACTTCCTGGATCGCGACGGCAAGGTGATCGACGCGCAGCGCGGCGCGCTGTCCGAGGACGGCATCCGCCGCCGCATCGAGCGCGCGCTGAAGCAGCCCTGA
- a CDS encoding tetratricopeptide repeat protein yields MSWFLALSLLAATPEGGAAKKAEDAESLRLRATKLYRAKKLGEACPLFERAAKLAPEHGPTLADLGLCLQKQGRKEQALAVYLRALKASGADAKTRANVYFNLAAFHDVTPEALTLEYQPTPRGHYLAIRGAGPCADLPSSEPSCGTVLQACLSEWVTPVEAVYAETPPMFYAETGFNMHVNGAGAREDASAPTRRGEAGYCPNAPSPADGGSPAGRHCLYWESNELLDECHYKEHVCEAQREPWLKNAGSCKFVYVNPCEGRVAVACEGARFSPKQVWVGEVRVAPVR; encoded by the coding sequence ATGTCCTGGTTCCTGGCGCTGTCCCTGCTCGCGGCCACGCCGGAGGGCGGCGCCGCGAAGAAGGCGGAGGACGCCGAATCGCTGCGTCTGCGCGCCACGAAGCTCTACCGCGCGAAGAAGCTCGGCGAGGCCTGTCCTTTGTTCGAGCGCGCCGCGAAGCTCGCGCCGGAGCACGGCCCGACGCTGGCGGACCTGGGGCTGTGTCTCCAGAAGCAGGGCCGGAAAGAGCAGGCCCTGGCCGTCTACCTGCGCGCGCTCAAGGCGAGCGGCGCGGACGCCAAGACGCGCGCCAACGTCTACTTCAACCTCGCCGCGTTCCATGACGTGACGCCTGAAGCCCTGACGCTGGAGTACCAGCCGACGCCCAGGGGCCACTACCTGGCCATCCGCGGCGCCGGGCCGTGCGCGGACCTGCCCTCCTCGGAGCCGAGCTGTGGCACCGTGCTGCAGGCGTGCCTCAGCGAATGGGTGACGCCCGTCGAGGCCGTCTACGCGGAGACACCCCCGATGTTCTACGCGGAGACGGGCTTCAACATGCACGTCAACGGGGCCGGAGCGCGGGAGGACGCGTCCGCCCCCACGCGGCGTGGCGAGGCAGGGTACTGCCCCAACGCGCCTTCGCCGGCGGATGGGGGCTCCCCGGCGGGGCGGCACTGCCTCTATTGGGAGAGCAACGAGCTGCTCGACGAGTGCCACTACAAGGAACACGTCTGCGAGGCGCAGCGGGAGCCGTGGCTGAAGAACGCAGGCAGCTGCAAGTTCGTCTACGTGAACCCTTGCGAGGGCCGCGTCGCCGTCGCGTGTGAAGGCGCCCGCTTTTCACCCAAGCAGGTCTGGGTCGGCGAGGTGCGGGTGGCGCCCGTCCGCTGA